Part of the Pseudomonadota bacterium genome is shown below.
GAGATCCGGCTCGGCGAACGCAAACCCGACAAGGCCGGCGCCGAGATCCTGGAACAGCTCGCGAGCCGCGGCCAGGCCGACGACATCGTGGTGGTGAGCGCCGGCAAGCCCGATGGAACGATGAAAAAGGCCAAGTGGTTCGTGGCCCTCGAGAGCCACGCGGTGTGCGTGGCGAGCCGCGATCTGCGCGGCGCCGCGCTGCCGGAATGGCTGGGTCGTCGCGCCGCGCGTTTCGGCAAGCGCCTGGCGCCTGCCGCCGCCGAAATCATCGCCGACCGCGTGGAAGGCAACATGCTGGCCGCCGCTCAGGAAGTGGAAAAGCTGTGCCTGTTGGTCGATGCCGATCTCATCGGCGAGGACGACGTGCTGGGCGCGGTGCGCGACAGCGCGCGTTACGATGTCTTTCAACTGGCCGACGCGGTGGTGGCCGGCGACTTGGCGCGCGCGCTGCGCATCATTCGCGGCCTGCGCGAGGAAGGCACCGAGCCCTTGCTGCTCAACTGGGCGCTGGGCCGCGAACTGCGCCAGCTGGCCGGCATTTCCCACAGCGTTGCGCGCGGCACGCCGGTGGACGCCGCGCTCGAGCAATATCGCGTATGGAGCAACCGCCGCGGCATGATGAAACGCATGCTGTCACGGCTCGGCACGGATGACCTCATGCACTTGTTGGCGTACGCTAATTTCATCGACACCGTGGTCAAGGGTGCGCGCAGCGGCGAGCCCTGGGACGAGATCGAAATTCTGACGATGAAGATGGGCGGCGCGCGGGGCATCGATGGCCTCATGCGCACGCTCTAGGAATGGGCATGGCTGAAACAATCACATCACTGAACGCCAGGAGCGACGAGGTCGGCGCCTACGTCGAGGGCGTGGCGCGCGCGGCGCGCGCCGCGAGCCGCGCCATGGCGC
Proteins encoded:
- the holA gene encoding DNA polymerase III subunit delta — translated: MQLSAERLHERLRAQPLAPVYFFHGDEPLQLMECADAVRKRAFETGIEERRVFDAETGIDWQALADEGNAMSLFASRRLFEIRLGERKPDKAGAEILEQLASRGQADDIVVVSAGKPDGTMKKAKWFVALESHAVCVASRDLRGAALPEWLGRRAARFGKRLAPAAAEIIADRVEGNMLAAAQEVEKLCLLVDADLIGEDDVLGAVRDSARYDVFQLADAVVAGDLARALRIIRGLREEGTEPLLLNWALGRELRQLAGISHSVARGTPVDAALEQYRVWSNRRGMMKRMLSRLGTDDLMHLLAYANFIDTVVKGARSGEPWDEIEILTMKMGGARGIDGLMRTL